From Brienomyrus brachyistius isolate T26 chromosome 18, BBRACH_0.4, whole genome shotgun sequence, one genomic window encodes:
- the LOC125712744 gene encoding sodium channel subunit beta-3-like encodes MEPSAGNLLFFLTLFLFDVQISSQVCVDIPSDTEAVLGHAMRLTCISCMKREEISAKTRVDWYYVTEANKRIPIYAFDGLPQEIDGLWKGRLMWNGSKDLQDLSINILRVTPNDTGTYVCEVLRQFQFNSYTPSFTYSKVIHLVVSEEVSRNLMAVYSEYVMYALLMFLSLWLLVEMVYCYRKVSKADARGRNNAY; translated from the exons ATGGAACCGTCAGCAGGGAATCTACTTTTCTTCCTAACTCTTTTTCTCTTTGATG TGCAGATCAGCAGCCAGGTGTGTGTGGATATCCCGTCAGACACAGAGGCCGTCCTGGGTCACGCCATGAGGCTCACCTGCATCTCCTGCATGAAGAGAGAGGAGATCAGTGCCAAGACACGGGTGGACTGGTATTATGTGACGGAGGCTAACAAAAGGATTCCG ATCTACGCGTTCGATGGGCTGCCGCAGGAAATCGACGGGCTGTGGAAGGGCCGACTGATGTGGAACGGCAGCAAAGACTTACAGGACCTGTCCATCAACATCCTGAGGGTCACGCCCAATGACACGGGCACGTATGTGTGCGAGGTGCTGCGCCAGTTCCAATTCAACTCCTACACGCCCTCCTTCACCTACAGCAAGGTCATCCATCTGGTCGTGAGTGAGGAAG TCAGTCGGAACCTGATGGCAGTGTACTCGGAGTACGTCATGTACGCCCTGCTGATGTTCCTGAGTCTCTGGCTGCTGGTGGAGATGGTCTACTGCTACAGAAAGGTCTCCAAGGCCGACGCTCGTGGGCGGAACAATGC GTATTGA